Proteins encoded in a region of the Streptomyces violaceoruber genome:
- a CDS encoding type 1 glutamine amidotransferase — translation MSDNQLRIVWIYPDLLSTYGDQGNALVVERRARQRGLDVARLDVRSDQPIPTSGDIYLVGGGEDRPQRLAAERLRRDGGLYRAVENGAIVFSVCAGYQILGHEFINDLGQREPGLGLLDVVSTRGEGARCVGDVLGDIDPRLGLPPLTGFENHQGVTHVGPNARPLAQVRFGNGNGTGDGTEGAYNDTVFGTYMHGPVLARNPLIADLLLKLALDVNALPPTDDRWYEALRNERIAAAQQPA, via the coding sequence GTGAGCGACAACCAACTGCGGATCGTCTGGATCTACCCGGATCTGCTCAGCACCTACGGCGACCAGGGCAACGCCCTCGTCGTGGAGCGCCGGGCCCGCCAGCGCGGACTCGACGTGGCCCGGCTCGACGTGCGCAGCGACCAGCCGATTCCGACCTCCGGCGACATCTACCTCGTCGGCGGCGGCGAGGACCGGCCGCAGCGGCTCGCGGCCGAGCGGCTGCGCCGTGACGGCGGCCTGTACCGGGCGGTGGAGAACGGCGCGATCGTCTTCTCGGTCTGCGCCGGCTACCAGATCCTGGGCCACGAGTTCATCAACGACCTCGGCCAGCGCGAGCCGGGCCTCGGCCTGCTCGACGTGGTCTCCACCCGCGGCGAGGGCGCCCGGTGCGTCGGCGACGTCCTCGGCGACATCGACCCGCGCCTCGGCCTGCCCCCGCTGACCGGCTTCGAGAACCACCAGGGCGTCACCCACGTCGGGCCCAACGCCCGCCCGCTCGCCCAGGTCCGCTTCGGCAACGGCAACGGCACGGGGGACGGCACGGAGGGCGCGTACAACGACACGGTCTTCGGCACCTACATGCACGGCCCCGTGCTGGCCCGCAACCCGCTGATCGCGGACCTGCTGCTCAAGCTGGCCCTCGACGTGAACGCGCTGCCGCCGACCGACGACCGCTGGTACGAGGCGCTGCGCAACGAGCGCATCGCGGCCGCGCAGCAGCCTGCCTGA
- the def gene encoding peptide deformylase, whose product MRQGSIPGAHGRVRPLGLLGDPVLHARCAEVTDFGPELAALVEDLFATMYAAHGVGLAANQVGEAVRVFVYDCPDDEDERHLGHVVNPRLVETGGVVVRGPEGCLSLPGLEAGTERYDEAVVTGFTVAGEPVTVRGTGFFARCLQHECDHLEGRVYADRLTGRRHRKLMRQVARASWHR is encoded by the coding sequence ATGCGACAAGGCTCCATCCCGGGCGCCCACGGGCGCGTCCGTCCCCTCGGCCTCCTCGGCGACCCCGTCCTGCACGCCCGCTGCGCGGAGGTGACGGACTTCGGCCCGGAACTCGCGGCGCTCGTGGAGGACTTGTTCGCGACCATGTACGCCGCCCACGGCGTGGGCCTGGCCGCGAACCAGGTCGGCGAGGCGGTGCGCGTCTTCGTGTACGACTGCCCGGACGACGAGGACGAGCGGCACCTCGGGCACGTGGTGAACCCCCGGCTGGTGGAGACCGGCGGTGTGGTGGTGCGCGGTCCGGAGGGCTGTCTGTCGCTGCCGGGTCTGGAGGCGGGGACCGAGCGGTACGACGAGGCGGTGGTGACGGGCTTCACGGTGGCCGGTGAGCCGGTCACCGTGCGCGGGACGGGGTTCTTCGCCCGGTGCCTCCAGCACGAGTGCGACCACCTGGAGGGACGGGTCTACGCCGATCGCCTGACCGGCCGGCGCCACCGCAAGCTGATGCGCCAGGTGGCGCGGGCGTCCTGGCACCGCTGA
- a CDS encoding Mur ligase family protein, with protein sequence MAGNSDPLTPRAKIAVTAGKAVAAASRAAGRGSGSVIGGRVALKLDPDLLGRLAGHLDVTLVSATNGKTTTTRLIAEALKAAGPVVSNALGANMPAGITSALAGGADARYGVIEVDEKYLVGVAQATDPKCIALLNLSRDQLDRAAETRMLAENWREGLAGSKAVVVANADDPLVVWAASSSPNVIWVAAGQMWKDDAWSCPSCGGVMQRPGDDWFCGECGFRRPTPSWALSGDHVLDPHGSAWPIHLQLPGRANKANAASSAAVAAVFGVPPQVALERMYQVQAVAGRYDVVQFQGRDLRLLLAKNPAGWLETFSLIDPPPAPVILSVNARGADGTDTSWLWDVDYTRLSGHPICVVGDRKLDLAVRLEVANQQFQVCEDLDQAVQLCPPGRIEVIANYTAFQDLRRRVGN encoded by the coding sequence ATGGCAGGCAACTCGGACCCGCTCACGCCGCGGGCCAAGATCGCCGTGACCGCGGGCAAGGCGGTCGCGGCGGCATCGCGCGCCGCGGGGCGCGGCAGCGGTTCGGTGATCGGCGGCCGGGTCGCGCTGAAACTCGACCCCGACCTCCTCGGCCGGCTCGCCGGGCACCTGGACGTGACCCTGGTCTCGGCGACCAACGGCAAGACCACCACCACCCGGCTCATCGCCGAGGCGCTCAAGGCGGCCGGTCCGGTCGTCTCCAACGCGCTCGGCGCCAACATGCCGGCCGGCATCACCTCGGCTCTCGCGGGCGGCGCGGACGCCCGCTACGGGGTCATCGAGGTCGACGAGAAGTACCTCGTCGGCGTCGCCCAGGCCACCGACCCGAAGTGCATCGCGCTGCTCAACCTCTCCCGCGACCAGCTGGACCGCGCCGCCGAGACCCGCATGCTCGCCGAGAACTGGCGCGAGGGCCTGGCCGGCTCGAAGGCCGTGGTCGTCGCCAACGCCGACGACCCGCTGGTGGTGTGGGCCGCGTCCTCCTCCCCGAACGTGATCTGGGTCGCCGCCGGACAGATGTGGAAGGACGACGCCTGGTCCTGCCCGTCCTGCGGCGGCGTCATGCAGCGCCCGGGCGACGACTGGTTCTGCGGCGAGTGCGGCTTCCGCCGCCCGACGCCGAGCTGGGCGCTGTCCGGCGACCACGTGCTCGACCCGCACGGCTCCGCGTGGCCGATCCACCTCCAGCTGCCGGGCCGCGCCAACAAGGCCAACGCCGCCTCCTCGGCCGCCGTCGCCGCCGTCTTCGGGGTGCCGCCGCAGGTCGCCCTGGAGCGCATGTACCAGGTGCAGGCCGTCGCCGGGCGCTACGACGTCGTCCAGTTCCAGGGCCGCGACCTGCGCCTGCTGCTCGCCAAGAACCCGGCGGGCTGGCTGGAGACCTTCTCCCTGATCGACCCGCCGCCGGCCCCGGTGATCCTCTCGGTGAACGCGCGCGGCGCCGACGGCACCGACACCTCCTGGCTGTGGGACGTGGACTACACCCGGCTGTCCGGCCATCCGATCTGTGTGGTCGGCGACCGGAAGCTGGACCTCGCGGTGCGCCTGGAGGTCGCGAACCAGCAGTTCCAGGTGTGCGAGGACCTCGACCAGGCGGTGCAGCTGTGCCCGCCGGGACGCATCGAGGTCATCGCGAACTACACCGCCTTCCAGGACCTGCGCCGCCGCGTCGGCAACTGA
- a CDS encoding cytochrome c oxidase assembly protein, translated as MDHSGHGMTMDLPPFTLGRGLAWSADPFFLVACLLGLALYGWGVARLVRRGDKWPVGRTVAFVAGVLSVALMMCTKLNDYGMVMFSVHMVQHMVISMVSPILLLLGAPITLALRALPPAGRGRKGPRELLLMLLHSRYMRIITHPAFTIPLFIASLYALYFTPLFDTLMGSQAGHIGMMVHFLAVGVVFFWPIMGVDPGPHRPGYLMRMLELFAGMPFHAFFGIALMMASSPMVETFKNPPASLGIDALSDQNAAGGIAWAFSEVPSVLVLLALLFQWYASEERQARRSDRAADRDGDKELAAYNAYLASLNTRGG; from the coding sequence ATGGATCACAGCGGGCACGGCATGACGATGGATCTGCCGCCGTTCACGCTGGGGCGGGGTCTCGCATGGTCGGCGGATCCCTTCTTCCTGGTCGCCTGCCTCCTGGGACTGGCGCTGTACGGGTGGGGCGTCGCGCGTCTGGTGCGGCGCGGTGACAAGTGGCCGGTCGGCCGGACCGTGGCCTTCGTGGCCGGTGTGCTGAGCGTCGCCCTGATGATGTGCACCAAGCTGAACGACTACGGCATGGTCATGTTCAGCGTGCACATGGTCCAGCACATGGTGATCAGCATGGTGTCGCCGATCCTGCTGCTGCTCGGCGCCCCGATCACGCTGGCCCTGCGCGCACTGCCCCCCGCGGGGCGTGGCCGCAAGGGTCCCCGTGAGCTGCTGCTGATGCTCCTGCACAGCCGCTACATGCGGATCATCACGCACCCGGCGTTCACCATTCCGCTGTTCATCGCGAGCCTGTACGCGCTGTACTTCACGCCGCTCTTCGACACCCTGATGGGCTCGCAGGCCGGGCACATCGGGATGATGGTGCACTTCCTCGCCGTGGGCGTGGTGTTCTTCTGGCCGATCATGGGCGTCGACCCGGGCCCGCACCGGCCGGGCTACCTGATGCGGATGCTGGAGCTGTTCGCGGGCATGCCGTTCCACGCGTTCTTCGGCATCGCGCTGATGATGGCCTCCTCCCCGATGGTCGAGACGTTCAAGAACCCGCCTGCCTCGCTCGGCATCGACGCGCTCTCCGACCAGAACGCGGCCGGCGGCATCGCCTGGGCCTTCAGCGAGGTCCCGTCCGTGCTGGTGCTGCTCGCGCTCCTCTTCCAGTGGTACGCCTCGGAGGAGCGCCAGGCCCGGCGCAGCGACCGGGCCGCCGACCGCGACGGCGACAAGGAGCTGGCGGCCTACAACGCCTACCTGGCCTCACTGAACACACGCGGCGGCTGA
- a CDS encoding 6-phosphofructokinase yields the protein MRIGVLTSGGDCPGLNAVIRSVVHRAVVDHGDEVIGFRDGWKGLLECDYLKLDLDAVGGILARGGTILGSSRVRPEHLRDGVERARGHVEELGLDAIIPIGGEGTLKAARLLSDNGLPIVGVPKTIDNDIAVTDVTFGFDTAVTVATEALDRLKTTAESHQRVLIVEVMGRHTGWIALHSGMAAGAHAVVVPERPFDIDELTAKVGERFSAGKRFAIVVAAEGAKPKAGTMDFDEGGKDVYGHERFAGIARQLSIELEERLGKEARPVILGHVQRGGTPTAYDRVLATRFGWHAVEAVHRGEFGKMTALRGTDIEMVSLADAVESLKTVPDARYAEAECVL from the coding sequence ATGCGCATTGGTGTCCTCACGTCCGGCGGCGACTGCCCCGGCCTGAACGCCGTCATCCGGTCCGTCGTGCACCGCGCCGTCGTCGACCACGGCGACGAGGTCATCGGTTTCCGGGACGGCTGGAAGGGCCTCCTGGAGTGCGACTACCTCAAGCTCGACCTCGACGCGGTCGGCGGCATCCTGGCGCGCGGCGGCACCATCCTCGGCTCCTCCCGGGTCCGACCCGAACACCTGCGGGACGGCGTGGAGCGGGCCCGGGGACACGTCGAGGAACTCGGCCTCGACGCGATCATCCCGATCGGCGGCGAGGGCACGCTGAAGGCGGCCCGGCTGCTGTCCGACAACGGCCTGCCGATCGTGGGCGTGCCGAAGACCATCGACAACGACATAGCGGTCACCGACGTCACCTTCGGCTTCGACACCGCGGTGACCGTCGCCACCGAGGCCCTGGACCGGCTGAAGACCACCGCCGAGTCCCACCAGCGGGTGCTGATCGTCGAGGTCATGGGCCGGCACACCGGCTGGATCGCGCTGCACTCGGGCATGGCCGCGGGTGCGCACGCCGTCGTCGTCCCGGAGCGGCCCTTCGACATCGACGAGCTGACCGCGAAGGTCGGGGAGCGTTTCTCCGCGGGCAAGCGGTTCGCGATCGTGGTGGCCGCGGAGGGTGCCAAGCCGAAGGCCGGGACCATGGACTTCGACGAGGGCGGCAAGGACGTCTACGGCCACGAGCGCTTCGCCGGGATCGCCCGCCAGCTCTCCATCGAGCTGGAGGAGCGGCTCGGCAAGGAGGCCCGGCCGGTGATACTCGGACACGTCCAGCGCGGCGGCACGCCGACGGCGTACGACCGGGTGCTGGCGACGCGGTTCGGGTGGCACGCGGTGGAGGCGGTGCACCGCGGGGAGTTCGGGAAGATGACGGCCCTGCGCGGGACGGACATCGAGATGGTGTCGCTCGCCGACGCGGTGGAGTCGTTGAAGACGGTGCCGGACGCGCGGTACGCGGAAGCGGAGTGTGTTCTCTGA